DNA sequence from the Pedobacter sp. W3I1 genome:
AAAGGTATGCCAGTAGGTGTACGTGTTACTTTACGCGATAACAATATGTACGAGTTCTTAGATCGTTTGATCTCTGTAGCTTTGCCTCGTATCCGTGATTTCAAAGGTATCAATGATAAAGGATTTGATGGAAAAGGTAACTATACATTAGGTGTTACTGAGCAAATCATCTTCCCTGAGATTAATATCGATAAAATCAATAAAATTTTAGGTATGGATATAACTTTCGTAACTTCGGCAAAATCTGACGTTGAGGCGCTTGAGTTATTGAAACAATTCGGATTACCATTTAAAAATCAAAAAACAGCAGAATAATGGCAAAAGAAGGTGTAAAAGCACGCGAAGTTAAGCGCCAAAAATTGGTAGCTAGATACGCTGAAAAACGTGCAGTATTAAAAGCTGCAGGAGATTTCGAGGGTTTAGATAAATTACCTAAAAACTCATCTCCGGTACGTTTACACAACCGTTGTAAATTAACTGGTCGCCCTCGTGGATATATGCGTACCTTTGGTATTTCAAGGGTAACGTTCCGCCAAATGGCACTAGACGGTAAAATACCAGGTGTTAAAAAAGCATCTTGGTAATATAAAGTACTAGTACTGAGTATCAAGTATAGAGTAGCAAGTATCAGGACCATATCGGACTTGATACTTGTATCTTATTACTTGATACTCATGTCTATACTAAAAAAGAATTTTAACCGATAGCAGGTCCCACAGCTGAGTAGCAGAAGGAAACCACTATCAAAAACAATAAAAAATGAATACAGATCCAATAGCAGATTATTTAACAAGAGTAAGGAATGCCATTAAGGCCAACCACCGTGTTGTAGAAATTCCTGCATCAAACCTTAAAAAAGAAATTACTAAAGTTCTTTTCGATAAAGGTTACATCGCGAACTACAAGTTTGAAGATACTACAGTTCAAGGCACCATTAAAATTGCTTTGAAATACAATCCGATTACTAAAGTTCCTGCTATTCGTACTTTGATGCGAATTAGTAAACCAGGTTTGAGAAACTATGCTGGTGTTGAAAATATGCCAAGAGTATTAAACGGTTTAGGTATCGCAATCTTATCTACTTCTAAAGGTGTAATGACCGATAAAGAAGCAGCCAAATTAAACATTGGTGGTGAGGTATTGTGTCACGTTTATTAATATTAGGAGAACAGCACAATGTCAAGAATAGGAAAAGCCCCAATTACAATCCCTGCAGGTGTTACAATTACCGTATCTAAAGATAACGTAGTAAGCGTAAAAGGTCCTAAAGGTGAATTAACACAAGCAGTTGATACAGATATCACTGTAAGTCAGGAAGACGGAATTTTAACAGTTCAACGTCCTTCAGAACAAAAGAAACACAAAGCATTACACGGTTTATATCGCTCATTGCTTAACAATATGGTTATTGGTGTTACAGAAGGTTATAAATTAACTCAAGAATTAGTAGGTGTTGGTTACCGTGCTACAAACCAAGGTAATACACTAGATCTAGTTTTGGGTTATTCTCACCATTATGTGTTCCAATTACCAGAAGAGATTAAAGTAACTACATCTTCAGAAAAAGGTCAGACTCCTAAAATCGTTTTAGAAAGTATTGACAAACAATTGATCGGCCAGGTAGCAGCGAAAATCCGTTCGTTACGTGCACCAGAGCCATATAAAGGTAAAGGTATCAAGTTTGTAGGTGAAGTGTTAAGAAGAAAAGCAGGTAAATCAGCATCTAAAAAATAGTAATCATGGCAGGTAAAAAATTATC
Encoded proteins:
- the rplE gene encoding 50S ribosomal protein L5, with translation MMATPRLKSKYKEEVVNALKEKFQYKTVMQVPKLEKICINQGVGRFSVTDKKIMDTTIVELSTITGQQAVPANSKKDISNFKLRKGMPVGVRVTLRDNNMYEFLDRLISVALPRIRDFKGINDKGFDGKGNYTLGVTEQIIFPEINIDKINKILGMDITFVTSAKSDVEALELLKQFGLPFKNQKTAE
- the rpsN gene encoding 30S ribosomal protein S14 — protein: MAKEGVKAREVKRQKLVARYAEKRAVLKAAGDFEGLDKLPKNSSPVRLHNRCKLTGRPRGYMRTFGISRVTFRQMALDGKIPGVKKASW
- the rpsH gene encoding 30S ribosomal protein S8 encodes the protein MNTDPIADYLTRVRNAIKANHRVVEIPASNLKKEITKVLFDKGYIANYKFEDTTVQGTIKIALKYNPITKVPAIRTLMRISKPGLRNYAGVENMPRVLNGLGIAILSTSKGVMTDKEAAKLNIGGEVLCHVY
- the rplF gene encoding 50S ribosomal protein L6, yielding MSRIGKAPITIPAGVTITVSKDNVVSVKGPKGELTQAVDTDITVSQEDGILTVQRPSEQKKHKALHGLYRSLLNNMVIGVTEGYKLTQELVGVGYRATNQGNTLDLVLGYSHHYVFQLPEEIKVTTSSEKGQTPKIVLESIDKQLIGQVAAKIRSLRAPEPYKGKGIKFVGEVLRRKAGKSASKK